Proteins encoded together in one Bactrocera neohumeralis isolate Rockhampton chromosome 4, APGP_CSIRO_Bneo_wtdbg2-racon-allhic-juicebox.fasta_v2, whole genome shotgun sequence window:
- the LOC126754471 gene encoding tumor necrosis factor alpha-induced protein 8-like protein isoform X3 gives MADSAFKSRDIGLRAQKKILSRMATKNIAKTFIDGTTASLLDNLYRLCKMHTGNKVKAEKLIKNIIKIVIKIGVLHRNNQFSADELKDAEVFKRKFQNTQLAVISFYEVDYSFDLPYMQKSIAESHATLKSIVQRHLTEKSLNRIDEVFNFFGDTALLETAFKPNSPYRELMGKIVSDINTAMEAGDMTAKYFKRGGKKRRCERK, from the exons ATGGCTGACAGCGCTTTCAAGTCGCGTGACATTGGCTTGCGTGCCCAGAAGAAGATCCTCTCGCGCATGGCCACCAAGAATATAGCGAAAACCTTTATTGACGGCACAACCGCATCGCTTCTTGATAATTTATATCGCCTTTGTAAAATGCAT ACGGGCAACAAAGTTAAAGCGGAGAAgctgataaaaaatataataaaaattgttatcaaAATTGGTGTCCTACATCGAAATAATCAATTCAGTGCCGACGAACTGAAGGATGCGGAAGTCTTTAAGCGGAAGTTTCAA AATACACAACTTGCAGTGATTTCCTTCTATGAAGTAGATTACAGCTTCGACCTGCCGTATATGCAAAAGTCCATTGCTGAATCACATGCCACCCTCAAGTCAATTGTCCAACGACATCTCACCGAAAAGTCGCTAAATCGCATCGATGAAGTCTTTAACTTTTTCGGTGATACCGCACTCTTAGAGACCGCCTTCAAACCCAATTCGCCATATCGTGAATTAATGGGCAAAATTGTCAGCGACATAAATACTGCCATGGAAGCGGGAGACAT GACTGCAAAGTACTTTAAACGCGGCGGCAAAAAGCGAAGATGTGAACGCAAATGA
- the LOC126754471 gene encoding tumor necrosis factor alpha-induced protein 8-like protein isoform X2 — protein MAAEGLRQCLLLWSVDYWNLEVMADSAFKSRDIGLRAQKKILSRMATKNIAKTFIDGTTASLLDNLYRLCKMHTGNKVKAEKLIKNIIKIVIKIGVLHRNNQFSADELKDAEVFKRKFQNTQLAVISFYEVDYSFDLPYMQKSIAESHATLKSIVQRHLTEKSLNRIDEVFNFFGDTALLETAFKPNSPYRELMGKIVSDINTAMEAGDM, from the exons ATGGCAGCGGAAGGCTTGCGTCAGTGTCTGCTGCTATGGAGCGTCGACTATTGGAATCTAGAAG TTATGGCTGACAGCGCTTTCAAGTCGCGTGACATTGGCTTGCGTGCCCAGAAGAAGATCCTCTCGCGCATGGCCACCAAGAATATAGCGAAAACCTTTATTGACGGCACAACCGCATCGCTTCTTGATAATTTATATCGCCTTTGTAAAATGCAT ACGGGCAACAAAGTTAAAGCGGAGAAgctgataaaaaatataataaaaattgttatcaaAATTGGTGTCCTACATCGAAATAATCAATTCAGTGCCGACGAACTGAAGGATGCGGAAGTCTTTAAGCGGAAGTTTCAA AATACACAACTTGCAGTGATTTCCTTCTATGAAGTAGATTACAGCTTCGACCTGCCGTATATGCAAAAGTCCATTGCTGAATCACATGCCACCCTCAAGTCAATTGTCCAACGACATCTCACCGAAAAGTCGCTAAATCGCATCGATGAAGTCTTTAACTTTTTCGGTGATACCGCACTCTTAGAGACCGCCTTCAAACCCAATTCGCCATATCGTGAATTAATGGGCAAAATTGTCAGCGACATAAATACTGCCATGGAAGCGGGAGACATGTAA
- the LOC126754471 gene encoding tumor necrosis factor alpha-induced protein 8-like protein isoform X1, translating to MAAEGLRQCLLLWSVDYWNLEVMADSAFKSRDIGLRAQKKILSRMATKNIAKTFIDGTTASLLDNLYRLCKMHTGNKVKAEKLIKNIIKIVIKIGVLHRNNQFSADELKDAEVFKRKFQNTQLAVISFYEVDYSFDLPYMQKSIAESHATLKSIVQRHLTEKSLNRIDEVFNFFGDTALLETAFKPNSPYRELMGKIVSDINTAMEAGDMTAKYFKRGGKKRRCERK from the exons ATGGCAGCGGAAGGCTTGCGTCAGTGTCTGCTGCTATGGAGCGTCGACTATTGGAATCTAGAAG TTATGGCTGACAGCGCTTTCAAGTCGCGTGACATTGGCTTGCGTGCCCAGAAGAAGATCCTCTCGCGCATGGCCACCAAGAATATAGCGAAAACCTTTATTGACGGCACAACCGCATCGCTTCTTGATAATTTATATCGCCTTTGTAAAATGCAT ACGGGCAACAAAGTTAAAGCGGAGAAgctgataaaaaatataataaaaattgttatcaaAATTGGTGTCCTACATCGAAATAATCAATTCAGTGCCGACGAACTGAAGGATGCGGAAGTCTTTAAGCGGAAGTTTCAA AATACACAACTTGCAGTGATTTCCTTCTATGAAGTAGATTACAGCTTCGACCTGCCGTATATGCAAAAGTCCATTGCTGAATCACATGCCACCCTCAAGTCAATTGTCCAACGACATCTCACCGAAAAGTCGCTAAATCGCATCGATGAAGTCTTTAACTTTTTCGGTGATACCGCACTCTTAGAGACCGCCTTCAAACCCAATTCGCCATATCGTGAATTAATGGGCAAAATTGTCAGCGACATAAATACTGCCATGGAAGCGGGAGACAT GACTGCAAAGTACTTTAAACGCGGCGGCAAAAAGCGAAGATGTGAACGCAAATGA